GTTCGTGTAGAACGCGTCAAAAGCGCCCACGAGGTGGGCGGGCACCGCGTCGAAGGCGTTGTACAGCTCGGCGGTCAGCAGGTGAGAGAAACCGTACTCCGCCGCGACCTGCCGGGCCCGCTCGACCAGACGTTCGTCAAAGTCGAGCAGGTGCATGCTCCTGGGTGCCGGCACGAGACCACGGGAGGCGAACATCCCGGTGAGCACACTGACGCCGTCATGGTCGCCCATGAAGACGACGCGCCGATCAGCCAGCCGCGGCGCCACAGCCTTGACGCTCTCCACAAGGTCCACGCCCACCATCGGAATCTGGTCGAACTCGCGCAGGGACGCGGGCCGTGTGGCTTCCCAGCGCCTCAGCAGCGTTGTTTCCGTCGAATGCTGGGTCTCAGGCGTCATGCGGCATTCCTCCCCTGGTAGTGGCGCCACAGGCCCAGGACCTTGACGCGCATCTCGAACAACTCCGTGCTCACTCCGTACTCGCGGGCCACGTCGGCGGCCGCGCGGTTCTTGTACACCGCCTTGGCCACGACGACGGCCGGCAGCAGCGCGGCGGCCCCGGTCTGGTAGGCCTCCGACTCGACGGCGTTGGTGTGTTGCCGCCCCTGACCGTCCCACTCCTCCACCGGATGCCGGTAGTGCAGGTGGCACAACTCCTCGAGCAGGGTGATGGTCCGGCGCTCCGGGGCCATGCTCCGGTTGAGCACGATCACGGGGCGGCCCCCGCGCATGGTGACCATGCCCGAGAAGTCGCTGGGGTCGACGTCCACGGGAAGGTACTCGATGCGGGCGCCAAAGACCACCGCCAGGGCAAAAGGGTCCAGTGGCCCGTCCGGACCGGCTCCCACCCGTGCGCGCAGCGTATCGGCGTTCCTTTGAAGATGTTCAAGGTAGTCGTGCGTGAACGGTGGGTCGGTCTTGGCCATAGGGCTACTCCTGTCTCGTCGCCGGAACGTCGTCGTCGGAAAGCGAATTCAGCAGGTGGTTCAGGGCGTGGGCGATCTGGCGCGACTTTTCAGGCGACAGATTCTTCTTGGCCCGGAAATTTCCCGCGATGCGGTACAGCTCGCTGTCCACCTCTGAGCCGGCGACAGACACGCCGTGGGGCTCAAAGGGGATGGTGTAGGCGGCGCCCTCCGCCCCGGGGATGAGGACCGGCCGCTCTTCCACGATGCGCAGCGAAACCCCCAGGGCGTCGAGGATCGCCTGGGCCCGGTCGACACCCACCTTGGCGTATTCGTTGCGCTCGTCGCGGGAGACCTGTGCCTCGGAGACCCCCAGGCGCTCGGCCAGCTCCTTCTGTGAGAGCCCACGGGCGATGCGGGCATGAACCAGCCAGCGCCCGATGTGCTTGAGGTCGTCCAGGGGGGCCAGGTGGCCGTTCTTGGCGTTCAGGTAGGCGGCCGCATCCTCCTCCAGGCCCAGCAGGAAACTCTCGGTGGCCTGGAGGGCGATGTCGGCGGCCTCCGCGGGAACGCCCTGCTCCTGGAAGCTGGCCCGCTGGGCGTGGAAGTGGGCCCGGCCCTCCTCGATCTGCTGGAGGACCCGCTTGTACTCTGCGTCGTTCCTGATCATTGCACTCCTCCTTGTGGTTGAACCACGACCAGAACGCCCTTGGGTTCATACGTGCCGCGCTGCTGCCGAAAAGCGGCCGGGAAGAGCTGGGGATGCCCGTGCCGACTGGGGATGCCGGAGGGCTGCCCCACATGCGGGTACAACTCCACGTGGTGGCGATGCCACATCGGTAACTGACGTTTCCCGGTGGCGGCGTCCAGCGTTCGCCGGTCCGGATTCCAGTCCCAGAGGCGCGCGGGATCACCGTCGTTGAGCCGTCCCACGAGCGCGGCCAGCTCACGAATGTCGCACTCAAAGTAGCCGTCGATGTCGCTGGGCCGGTCTTTGGCCTCGACGAAGGAGCCGTCGAGCACCACCGTGG
This window of the Deinococcus aestuarii genome carries:
- a CDS encoding ImmA/IrrE family metallo-endopeptidase; this translates as MGAGPDGPLDPFALAVVFGARIEYLPVDVDPSDFSGMVTMRGGRPVIVLNRSMAPERRTITLLEELCHLHYRHPVEEWDGQGRQHTNAVESEAYQTGAAALLPAVVVAKAVYKNRAAADVAREYGVSTELFEMRVKVLGLWRHYQGRNAA
- a CDS encoding DUF6932 family protein, with the protein product MPPIDPIPNFDQRGLLPAGDYHVTFDQIRDSHLVRGDGSSVTWDVDWRRTLVDHCEVMVRQLWAAGVTTVVLDGSFVEAKDRPSDIDGYFECDIRELAALVGRLNDGDPARLWDWNPDRRTLDAATGKRQLPMWHRHHVELYPHVGQPSGIPSRHGHPQLFPAAFRQQRGTYEPKGVLVVVQPQGGVQ
- a CDS encoding helix-turn-helix domain-containing protein, with product MIRNDAEYKRVLQQIEEGRAHFHAQRASFQEQGVPAEAADIALQATESFLLGLEEDAAAYLNAKNGHLAPLDDLKHIGRWLVHARIARGLSQKELAERLGVSEAQVSRDERNEYAKVGVDRAQAILDALGVSLRIVEERPVLIPGAEGAAYTIPFEPHGVSVAGSEVDSELYRIAGNFRAKKNLSPEKSRQIAHALNHLLNSLSDDDVPATRQE